In Macrobrachium nipponense isolate FS-2020 chromosome 30, ASM1510439v2, whole genome shotgun sequence, a genomic segment contains:
- the LOC135202398 gene encoding mitochondrial protein C2orf69 homolog, whose protein sequence is MERKTFSCYDNFVTSNSVGAPTHTPGTAAIIHLNDLISEGLRYAQEKTEAHITFPESVEDLTLIGFSKGCVILNQLITEFHTVKTSEDERPAVPLNFIQKISNMYWLDGGHAGGSKTWITEISVLNTLASLNHIKIHVHVSPYQVCLC, encoded by the exons ATGGAGCGGAAAACGTTTAGTTGTTATGACAATTTCGTGACAAGTAATAGCGTGGGTGCTCCAACTCACACACCAGGGACAGCAGCTATTATCCACCTGAATGATTTGATTTCAGAAGGACTCAGATATGCTCAAGAAAAAACAGAAGCTCATATTACTTTTCCAGAATCTGTGGAAGATTTGACGTTAATTGGTTTTAGCAAAGGGTGTGTCATTTTGAATCAGCTAATCACAGAATTTCACACTGTGAAGACATCTGAAGATGAAAGACCCGCTGTTCCATTGAACTTCATTCAGAAG ATAAGCAACATGTATTGGTTAGATGGTGGTCATGCTGGTGGCAGCAAAACATGGATTACAGAAATTTCAGTTTTGAATACACTTGCTTCTCTtaatcatataaaaattcatgTCCACGTTTCTCCTTATCAGGTatgtttgtgttga